One Cinclus cinclus chromosome 24, bCinCin1.1, whole genome shotgun sequence genomic window carries:
- the LOC134053216 gene encoding olfactory receptor 10C1-like yields the protein EFRLLGFSGTSPLHPLLFVVLLSLHFLTWMANTVIALVTNSDNRLHTPMYFFLTQLSCWDICYLSVIIPSILENLMVGTVSISKTRCAMQMFSFLFFGVAECFLLAAMSLDGYFAVCSPLHYTMIMSSRVCRSLVVGAYICGTAVGLVHTLITFSSPLCGCAIDHFFCEIQPLLDLLCGNTLPSEIQVIVVAVFAILSPFSLVIYSCIPIVSTILHMASAESQEKAFSTCSSQLLVVTVFYGTAGSMYLRPKYSYCASVDKFLSLSYSLVTPLLNPIICSLRNKEVKGALKEKMEQT from the coding sequence gaattcagactcctgggtttttctggaacctctcctttacaccctttgctctttgtagttttattatctcttcatTTTCTCACCTGGATGGCGAACACAGTGATAGCTTTGGTAACAAACAGTGATAATCGCCTTCACACCccgatgtatttcttcctcactcagctgtcctgttgggatatctgctatttgtcagtcattatcccaagtattctcgagaacctgatggtgggaacagtgagtatttccaagacaagatgtgcaatgcaaatgttttccttccttttctttggagttgctgagtgttttctcttggccgccatgtcccttgatggttattttgcagtttgctcccCCTTGCATTACACAATGatcatgagcagcagggtctgcagaagcctggttgttggagcttacatctgtggaactgctgtgggcttagttcacaccctcatcaccttcagctcacccttgtgtggttgtgccattgaccacttcttctgtgagattcagcctctcctggacctgctctgtggcaacactctcccaagtgaaatccaggtcattgtggtggctgtctttgctattctgagtcctttctcactggtcatttattcctgtattcctatcgtttccacaattcttcacatggcatcagctgagagccaggagaaggcgttttccacttgctcctcacagctcctggttgtgactgttttttatggcactgcaggctccatgtacctgcggccaaaatacagctactgtgcatctgtggataaattcctctccctttcttattctctggtgactcctttattgaatcccatcatttgcagtttgaggaataaggaggtgaaaggagccctgaaggaaaaaatggagcaaacctaa